Within Bactrocera oleae isolate idBacOlea1 chromosome 6, idBacOlea1, whole genome shotgun sequence, the genomic segment CTGAAAAAATAAAGTCACAAAATATCGATTATATTCGACTAATTTGGaagcacatacatactttaattgttgatttgttttgtattatattCTGCATCTAACTCTAGAAGTTAGACCTTTCTTACCTTTAACCCTCAATGTAAAAAATGCGCCTAATTTCaaatttcgtttttaaaaattttaaacaatattcatGCATTGCGCTGCTTTTTGCATTAATCTCAATGAATAATAACGCTTCTAATTTTTGTGTTTGATCTTGAAGTTACAAGATTTGTgttttctgaaaaattatttaaaaaacgctTTCTCTTTTACAGATAATCCGCAGGTGCAAATGTCACGTCTAATTCAGGCTATGGTGAATTCCGCGCCCATTAACACTGAACTGCATGTGCAAATTCTACCACCCACCATACTAAGTGTGCCAGTGAATGCGCGTGGTGGAAATAATGGTAATGGTGAGCAGCAGCAACGTGCCACCGCCGCCGCAACCGCAGACGCCACGGCAACAGCTGCTGcgaataatagcaacaacaatgcaaatgCCAATGCGacaagcagcagcagcggcgctAATGCCAACAATAatcgcaacagcaacaatgcaGCACCAGCCGCTGGTATCGTTTTGACTCCTAATAGCGGTTATCGTCCGGTCTCCGCTTCATTGGCAATTGGCACGCTACCAACCACATCCACACAAACACGTTCAACTTCGCGCCCGCAACTGCAGATCGGCGGCTTACCGGCTAACGGTTGGAATGGTCGCTTTATACCAGCCAATATGATGTCCTCTTTCGATCGCTTCCTACCATGCAATAGTCACCACATTCGGGAGCCCGAAAACGGCAATAATGGCAACGCAGCTAATGCCAGTGCCACGTCGAATGGCAACGGCAACGGCAACACCAATGCAAATGCTTCCATGAACAATACAACGCCACAAATAATAAGTGAGTACGAAGCACAAgcgaaataaaatactaaaaagtgGTGGAAAGTGTCTGTAGTTAACTATTAGCTTTTTCTTTCTTCTATTTTAATGAGACAGCTTTAATTCGCAAACTGACTCACCTTTACATAGTAGCTTTTAAGTTGGTTCCTTTgccattaaaaacaataaactatTTCCACCATTTTTGAAACCTCTCTCCCAAATGGACATTTTTCTAACCTATTAGCCACGAATACAATCAATCCACACTCTCTACGCGCATTTGCCGACCTCTTGCCAAATGTACGTTCAACACCGACAGTAGGCGGTGCGCCCCCAGTCACAGCGCGTACCAATGCACCCCCACCGCCACCGCCAATGCGTCCAGCCAACCATTTCTTCTCATTGCGCAACTTAATATCTGGACAAAATCGCAATACTCCAACGGCTCCAGCTGCGCCATCCACATCCGGCACAGCTGCAGCCGCCGTCGTCGCCGCCTCCTCCTCCTCCTCTGCTTCCTCAAGCGCTGCTAACACGGACGACTACCGGCGCAATTTACGCACTCAGCTACTAAATTTCGTTAATCAACGCATCTTCGCCGGTGGCGCAATCAACGAGGAGACCGTTCCATCTGCGGTTAATCGCGCCGTCGACTGGTTTGGTGAATCACTGGAATTATTGCCACAATATGAGAAGCCGGAGTATGACTCACGCCACTCGGTCGTGAAACTTTTGCGGCACATGTTGCCGCTATTCATCGAAATCGTGCGCGATGAGCAGAGTAATCTAGCGACGTTCGAGCAGCGCATCAAACGGGTTTGCGAAGACTTCGTTAGACGTCTGTATAGcgtgttgtatgtgtgtgtgggccGCAATAATGCGCAACAATATTGGGTACAATTTATGCGTTTACTCTGGGTGCCGACGCTATCGTGTAAGTTCTTTAACCAGTGGCTGTCCATCAAATTAGAtaaattttagattaaaattactttttatattaaattttagattTCCGAGGTGAAGCACTACGTTTCTTAAGCATGTACATTAACACAGTGAATCCATCCACCACGGACACAGCTGATGTACAACAATTTATTGTACATAGAGATGCACCCAGCGTGGCGCAACCAGATGCAGTAAGCTTAAAGAATAACAttaatataatactaaaaattGCATATGAAAAAACTCAACCAAGTCACTGATCAGTGCGGTTGAGATTTGAGATGAAAGTATTGCTGCAGAATTTGTGGGAAATGTTGACAGCTAAGCTCTGAGATAGTAGTGCGATAGACTCAACAACAGTAGACAATAGTAGTATTCTACCCTTGATAAGTGCGACGCTAGCAATTTTCGCTCATTTGGGCTTTTCGGAAGcactttgtttaaaaaaaaaaaaaggtgcgGAGACTTTCGCCTCAACTTAAATTCGGTTTTAAGAATTTATgagaaattttaacataaaTCTCTGTAAGCACTCTTGTGTAATTAACCAGTGACTTAACAGGTAGTGTGTCCTCTAATCCATGCACAGTAGTGTTGCGTTTCTCCCTTTGTTAGATAAATGCTTCTTTCTGcgacaattaaaattttagtagttAATTGAGTTCTAGAAACGTACATGCCTAATGTTTTCTATAAAGAATTACCTGTTATTTAAAGTctcatgtttttaaaatttatctaaaaatttaataagttatTCAGATACTTTCTTGCATCGAGCGCAAATcgatttgttattgcttttacatgcaaaattttagacAAGAGAGCAGCGACTAAAGAAGACATATCGAAGACAGCTTATAttcaaaacaaatgaaaaagcgactaaaatattttcctaaCGTGGTGAATTCATAGTATTGAATTTTCAAGTATGCTAAATATCATGTAGGGCTGCCCAGCGCTGCGTATACGAATATCCGGATATCAATAAGGATTAACCTTATTATTCGAATTTTGATATATCGGTTTAACAGTATCGTGTTTGATTATTAATTTACtcaattttggaaaatatatcgagttatttttttttaagtaggtttcccgatttgtatattttaataatcggTTTATCCGGTTTTAGTTGAAAAACTCGTGTGAATTCTCAGCGCTGATATCGAATCATATGTATAAGATATCGGCCGTACCCTAAACGTcaacacaacattttttttttaacaaaagaaaaatttaaaatttgaaaaagcgtTACcttataatggtccgatctaaacaatttgttcggagaatTTTACCGTTACCTTGAACAATAATACATGTCTTATTTAGTAAAGAAATCTTCAGAAATAAAGAgggacttgattttaatcgatcagtttgtatggcggctatatgctataggggtccaatatcggcggtgcCGGCCAATGGGCAGCTTTTTAGGGAGAAAAAGATGCGTACAAAgtttcagatcggtatctcaaaaactgagaaaaaaCAATTCGTGTATATAGCTCAGTTCAGCACGCTGttcgtttatatattatatatgttttatagggtcttcgacattTCTCTGTTGAAATACGCTAAGATGACGTCAGTAAAGGTCATTTTAAGagcaataataatttgaatttgccatatacaaatgtgtaaattatgtatgtaaaaatgtttccatatacTCACCATAACTCACCAGGAGTCATTCGTAACTCCACCGCAACCTTTCAATTTACAGCCCCTGGAAACCGATGTCGAAATGGTCGAAGTAGCGTCTACATCCGAAACAAACCCGCATAGTCAATTCTCCATAGACatcgacgacgacgacgacgacgacgatgtAGAACTCGAACTTGCGCCTGCCGAACCATTACCCAACATTAGCGCCGGCTCCGAGCCGTGGCATAGAAATTTTTCCACTGACTGGTTGCCGATCATAACACGCGATCTACATACACAAAGTGCAGTAAGTACCCATCAATATTTATGTGACAATATCAATTACACGCATTTAATGCATTCCGCTTGCAGAATCCGCTAAATCAGATACCGTTCTCGGATGCGTACATATCAGGCATGTCGGCTAAACGAAGGAAAATGGTACAGAACAACAAACCCCCAACCGATATCAACTCACTCGTAGCACGCAGCGTGCGCAAAGCCATACAGACGGTGGGACCACGTGCGTCCACGACAGCCGCCGCGGAATCGCTAACGGCCGAGGAAATCACAGAAGCAATCGCCAACGAGGCGACGGTGCACACTTCATTTAGAGATGCGGTGCGTACGAACGTGCGCGAACGCTTGCAAAAAGACACCAATTACAAAGCTGAGAAATTTCCGCATACCGCAAAGTTCGTTAATAAATAGAAATCATAGTTTGGTGCTTCGTAGGCAAtgagcatatatacatacacactatatatttaaacaagGAAAGCAGACACAGAAGACGTAGATGAAGAGgtgaaaaggaaaaaaacatTAGCATGTATACGCGGATTACAAGTAACTCAAACGAAACtaagttatataataataaatcttaATGACAGTGACGATTAACGATGTGGCAGTTAATGAGCAGTTGCTGGTacttgttatacaaaaacaaaaacaaaaacgataaaaaaaaattatttgattatatgtaactatattttatttttattatttttatttaagtttatgcTTTTTCTTATTGATAAATTATGCATTCAGCGAAACAGGTGGAAAAATAGAACAACCGTTAgtggaaaacaaacaaaagaaaatactaattaaaaacaaaaaaaattgtactttatacgatattaatacatatattattaaagaaaaaaaaagaaaaagataaCTTGAAACACTAAGATTTCACGCATATTGAGAGCTAAGTTTAATTAAGGCAGACAACCCATATCTAGAAAAAGCAAAACAGACGCATAACAAACAACTATAACAAGATTCACACATTTATGTATAgtgcatataaaaaataaggcaaataaaatataatccaATGCACTTGTATGTGCAAATAAATTTGAGTTCTatcaaaaaattagaaatatttccAGCGTTAAGGCAAGAAGTGAAATACCTGAAGTAGTTGCCACCTAATTTTGAAAAGGCAACGTGGCGTAAAAATTGCAGGAAAATTGTCGGAAAATATGTAACTAGAAGAAGAAGACTAGTTCGGTATTTTCCAACGGCCAAAGACTTTCAATTCGGCAGCACTCCTCAAAATTGTTTCAGAAATtgacaattttcatttttgtatttgtggcaatCGTAGAACATCAATATCTTTTTCCCCATCTATTTCATAGACAATATGTTCTATGGaagataattatatatacatatgtatataaccaaaACCGATTTATATCCAGTTTGTGTGCTGATTTATGCTGCTACTTAAGGTTTTTAATATCTGCGCAACAAAACTGATAACTGCAAGCTCtgattgtttattatttaaataactgaATATGGTGGCTGCTGCGCCCTAAGGTAtgctataatattttaaacttgaTATAGTTAATTACAAACGGTAACTCATTAACACATTCATGTCTAATTTTTCAGCATAACTGTTTCATGAGGACTTATTCTAACAAAATTCCATCTAACAACAAGTGAAAATTAGTTTTatgaattataaaaatagaaaaaaaattcaaatcatgGCCCAcggtaagtaaaaaaaaaaaataattaaaaactacaATTACCGTCTCAAAAACACGAATGTATAAAAACAACGTTTCCAGTAAAATTTGACTTCGATTATAATACGTGACATTGTGAAAAGCTCTCCGCGTCGATACCTGATTTTCTTCTATCAAAGTCTAAATTTTCTCCCAACTTTATTAGATGAgagttttctaaataaatatttttttcttttttcaaatccTAATCTGTTTTATCTttgaaaaaattcttgaaaaaaaaactatgtactACTTACATACATGACATATATCCTTGATCAAACCGTTAGTTAGTAAAACCTTCGTGTATACCATTTAACacgcaaatattatattagtttttagTCTCGAACAAGAAGTATTTTAATGCTTTTCCAACATTTTCTTTGAGTTTCGTTGATATCTctaaacctgaaacaattccttcgtggaaagcgtttttcgtcgaataaagaagctattacagccgtagacgtaCAAGGGaaggcataaaattattggaggatcattggaataagtatattgaagttaagggagattatattatatatttcgtatcgagaacagtattttttcatttcgagcgcataaacttttcaaccaacctgtattatTCCTATCCAGTGACTTTGATATAATGCAATCAAAAATGTCAGCTTGCTTTTCGGCGCAAATgaataaaattcttattttatgattttttttttttgtaattcagtATATAACCTGAAGGTCGGAGGAAAAGTCGTAGGGTCTCCGTTAtgctatgtacatataatatataaacaatcAGCGTGATAAGATCCATTGATTTTTTTTAGGCATGTTGTTTTcaagatatcgatatgaaattttgctgttttttttttttatccagaAGCTGCTCATTGCTGAAACCGGCGATATCGCACtactacatatatgttatatgcaGCTACCATATAGTAGTGTATAGAAAAccttgacaagatatcttcataaaatttggcatgatttCTTGCCGAAGATAACGCTACAAAtgccaaacaaattgttcagaacagACGATTAtagcttatatgtatatatagctgccattcaaactgaccgataaaaatcaatatcTTTGCATACCCATTTATGCAAAATAgtatgcacctgtgaagggtattatagcttctgtgcagccgaagttaacgttttttttcttgtttttttttttatcaatgtaCTTAATTTTAAGGAATTAAATTAACGGTTTGcaaaaaaaaggaatatttCATCACTTTCTCAATAGATACCACtgtatcaaacattttttaattttaatttttgtaggttatgtTTTTACCTTGAACTTATAACGcaggtattttattttgtatagattttaaaatttttttttttttttattactttccaACACACTCACTTTATATTCTTTTCAATTCCATATTACTTCTTGCTTTATTTTGTCCCACTGTGAGTACATACCTACTTGTATActcacaaaatttataaaaataaaaataaaagtattacaCCAGCACCAGCCCTAGTTCATAGTATAAAAGCGCAAAACGTAATTGATAAATTCATTCATTAAAATTGTggtattttacttttaatcGCATTCCAACACTATCACCGGCACATGATGTGATGACGACAGCAGAAGATTCCATTAcagttatatgtgtatatattgctGAAGATCTGATGATATTGACGTCCAACTCTTGGAATTCGGACCAATTTGGCTCAAGATGCAAATGACCAAAATAGAAATTTACCAAATTCAATACCATTTTAATTACCACAATGGCGCCCGCATACCAATTGTTTAtcacaacaaaagcagcaacatGAAAAGGGGAAAAGCATTTGACCAACTAGCCAGTCGGGCACTTAAcgacgcacacaaatacatacttatataaatatacaatacatatattaaaagtatgcaaaaGTCTTTTGGTAAGAGAGTGgttgaaatgttgaaaaatttaatttaattaaataattttcgcattatatacctacatatatatacatatgtacataccatatctACATGAAACGATTATCTTATTTCCGACTTTTCGGACGCAATCAATCGACATGCTGTGGATGTCACCGCCCACATATtcattttcatcaattttttttttttttttggcataccTTAGGTGccacatacaaaatattatgtgaataactacatatgtacatacaaacataaatgtattaaaataaatatgtcaaCATGGTCTATATGATGAAGTGGCtcattaaaatgaaatgtgccaaaaattcaaaataagtaaaataattcacaaacatacatacatatgtttaatttgagagaaaaaaatgtcgcctattaaaaataaatacataggcagttctataatattatattttaataaaatatgcaagCAGAAGAAAAAAATCGCAGAAAAAATGAGATGAGGTGTGTGGATAAAAATAGCTTATCacgtaattatttttatttaccgtTTGATTCAAAATAGATATATATCCTTCTCCCTacttatgtgcatacatatatatttacgcgTGAAGAGCCGTTTGTCCCAGAGTGGAATGATTTTGAAATATGTTATTGGTTAGGACTTGGATACAGTGAAATACCTCATTCAGGTTACTTTATCGAagtttcacaaaaaatata encodes:
- the LOC106622865 gene encoding large proline-rich protein bag6-A isoform X4 gives rise to the protein MLINLRVKTLDAQTHDFSIDNELTIREFKDKIAEKTNISADQQRIIYCGRVLVDEKQLKEYDVDGKVVHVAERPPPSQRGPSTSNSSTNDTPNTRERTNNRGGMRNSPLFRALDGMVVGTMAIPMNPVQNNGQQQVNPFAASSSFCMNRITVARHMLDCANNIAAYLEDPERGLNNTSLDILARGSWTMESTVVEVGFTAADLPQNQNIVEMVQDAVSAALRRNSNTNVTVVQLPTVFGSNEGEAAAANGAEGVASMDATDNTAAVDADVDVDADGDADAAAAVIIEDVIDDAYEGVAANISLASDTTGTSSTNNTTSSANTTTSDASTTDISSASTTTGTNTEENPSRRRTNTRVLAEVVEQMRIVQTRLNPFIQQFYELLNNDPTYEEENTTDRDNAQRLYNRVSEALHYMSHAQHAISDLMLDVSQPAPRFLTCRPILVEQSGYVSSNNYLSAAAAAAAAAASGNNQQRPRSRTFISPRYNHPVTITTSSPPTTASGNVNSTAGGNAAVAAEAGNNSGGSSSAGNGGAGSSADNNRNTSSTTASASASGSGSGSSIDDPVDEPLINPNATSTTAAAANAATQSNDDSAIEIMLQPRRGLYIGNNPQVQMSRLIQAMVNSAPINTELHVQILPPTILSVPVNARGGNNGNGEQQQRATAAATADATATAAANNSNNNANANATSSSSGANANNNRNSNNAAPAAGIVLTPNSGYRPVSASLAIGTLPTTSTQTRSTSRPQLQIGGLPANGWNGRFIPANMMSSFDRFLPCNSHHIREPENGNNGNAANASATSNGNGNGNTNANASMNNTTPQIIIGGAPPVTARTNAPPPPPPMRPANHFFSLRNLISGQNRNTPTAPAAPSTSGTAAAAVVAASSSSSASSSAANTDDYRRNLRTQLLNFVNQRIFAGGAINEETVPSAVNRAVDWFGESLELLPQYEKPEYDSRHSVVKLLRHMLPLFIEIVRDEQSNLATFEQRIKRVCEDFVRRLYSVLYVCVGRNNAQQYWVQFMRLLWVPTLSYFRGEALRFLSMYINTVNPSTTDTADVQQFIVHRDAPSVAQPDAESFVTPPQPFNLQPLETDVEMVEVASTSETNPHSQFSIDIDDDDDDDDVELELAPAEPLPNISAGSEPWHRNFSTDWLPIITRDLHTQSANPLNQIPFSDAYISGMSAKRRKMVQNNKPPTDINSLVARSVRKAIQTVGPRASTTAAAESLTAEEITEAIANEATVHTSFRDAVRTNVRERLQKDTNYKAEKFPHTAKFVNK
- the LOC106622865 gene encoding large proline-rich protein bag6-A isoform X1 yields the protein MLINLRVKTLDAQTHDFSIDNELTIREFKDKIAEKTNISADQQRIIYCGRVLVDEKQLKEYDVDGKVVHVAERPPPSQRGPSTSNSSTNDTPNTRERTNNRGGMRNSPLFRALDGMVVGTMAIPMNPVQNNGQQQVNPFAASSSFCMNRITVARHMLDCANNIAAYLEDPERGLNNTSLDILARGSWTMESTVVEVGFTAADLPQNQNIVEMVQDAVSAALRRNSNTNVTVVQLPTVFGSNEGEAAAANGAEGVASMDATDNTAAVDADVDVDADGDADAAAAVIIEDVIDDAYEGVAANISLASDTTGTSSTNNTTSSANTTTSDASTTDISSASTTTGTNTEENPSRRRTNTRVLAEVVEQMRIVQTRLNPFIQQFYELLNNDPTYEEENTTDRDNAQRLYNRVSEALHYMSHAQHAISDLMLDVSQPAPRFLTCRPILVEQSGYVSSNNYLSAAAAAAAAAASGNNQQRPRSRTFISPRYNHPVTITTSSPPTTASGNVNSTAGGNAAVAAEAGNNSGGSSSAGNGGAGSSADNNRNTSSTTASASASGSGSGSSIDDPVDEPLINPNATSTTAAAANAATQSNDDSAIEIMLQPRRGLYIGNNPQVQMSRLIQAMVNSAPINTELHVQILPPTILSVPVNARGGNNGNGEQQQRATAAATADATATAAANNSNNNANANATSSSSGANANNNRNSNNAAPAAGIVLTPNSGYRPVSASLAIGTLPTTSTQTRSTSRPQLQIGGLPANGWNGRFIPANMMSSFDRFLPCNSHHIREPENGNNGNAANASATSNGNGNGNTNANASMNNTTPQIITTNTINPHSLRAFADLLPNVRSTPTVGGAPPVTARTNAPPPPPPMRPANHFFSLRNLISGQNRNTPTAPAAPSTSGTAAAAVVAASSSSSASSSAANTDDYRRNLRTQLLNFVNQRIFAGGAINEETVPSAVNRAVDWFGESLELLPQYEKPEYDSRHSVVKLLRHMLPLFIEIVRDEQSNLATFEQRIKRVCEDFVRRLYSVLYVCVGRNNAQQYWVQFMRLLWVPTLSYFRGEALRFLSMYINTVNPSTTDTADVQQFIVHRDAPSVAQPDAESFVTPPQPFNLQPLETDVEMVEVASTSETNPHSQFSIDIDDDDDDDDVELELAPAEPLPNISAGSEPWHRNFSTDWLPIITRDLHTQSANPLNQIPFSDAYISGMSAKRRKMVQNNKPPTDINSLVARSVRKAIQTVGPRASTTAAAESLTAEEITEAIANEATVHTSFRDAVRTNVRERLQKDTNYKAEKFPHTAKFVNK
- the LOC106622865 gene encoding large proline-rich protein bag6-A isoform X2, with amino-acid sequence MLINLRVKTLDAQTHDFSIDNELTIREFKDKIAEKTNISADQQRIIYCGRVLVDEKQLKEYDVDGKVVHVAERPPPSQRGPSTSNSSTNDTPNTRERTNNRGGMRNSPLFRALDGMVVGTMAIPMNPVQNNGQQQVNPFAASSSFCMNRITVARHMLDCANNIAAYLEDPERGLNNTSLDILARGSWTMESTVVEVGFTAADLPQNQNIVEMVQDAVSAALRRNSNTNVTVVQLPTVFGSNEGEAAAANGAEGVASMDATDNTAAVDADVDVDADGDADAAAAVIIEDVIDDAYEGVAANISLASDTTGTSSTNNTTSSANTTTSDASTTDISSASTTTGTNTEENPSRRRTNTRVLAEVVEQMRIVQTRLNPFIQQFYELLNNDPTYEEENTTDRDNAQRLYNRVSEALHYMSHAQHAISDLMLDVSQPAPRFLTCRPILVEQSGYVSSNNYLSAAAAAAAAAASGNNQQRPRSRTFISPRYNHPVTITTSSPPTTASGNVNSTAGGNAAVAAEAGNNSGGSSSAGNGGAGSSADNNRNTSSTTASASASGSGSGSSIDDPVDEPLINPNATSTTAAAANAATQSNDDSAIEIMLQPRRGLYIGNNPQVQMSRLIQAMVNSAPINTELHVQILPPTILSVPVNARGGNNGNGEQQQRATAAATADATATAAANNSNNNANANATSSSSGANANNNRNSNNAAPAAGIVLTPNSGYRPVSASLAIGTLPTTSTQTRSTSRPQLQIGGLPANGWNGRFIPANMMSSFDRFLPCNSHHIREPENGNNGNAANASATSNGNGNGNTNANASMNNTTPQIITTNTINPHSLRAFADLLPNVRSTPTVGGAPPVTARTNAPPPPPPMRPANHFFSLRNLISGQNRNTPTAPAAPSTSGTAAAAVVAASSSSSASSSAANTDDYRRNLRTQLLNFVNQRIFAGGAINEETVPSAVNRAVDWFGESLELLPQYEKPEYDSRHSVVKLLRHMLPLFIEIVRDEQSNLATFEQRIKRVCEDFVRRLYSVLYVCVGRNNAQQYWVQFMRLLWVPTLSYFRGEALRFLSMYINTVNPSTTDTADVQQFIVHRDAPSVAQPDAPLETDVEMVEVASTSETNPHSQFSIDIDDDDDDDDVELELAPAEPLPNISAGSEPWHRNFSTDWLPIITRDLHTQSANPLNQIPFSDAYISGMSAKRRKMVQNNKPPTDINSLVARSVRKAIQTVGPRASTTAAAESLTAEEITEAIANEATVHTSFRDAVRTNVRERLQKDTNYKAEKFPHTAKFVNK
- the LOC106622865 gene encoding large proline-rich protein bag6-A isoform X3 — translated: MLINLRVKTLDAQTHDFSIDNELTIREFKDKIAEKTNISADQQRIIYCGRVLVDEKQLKEYDVDGKVVHVAERPPPSQRGPSTSNSSTNDTPNTRERTNNRGGMRNSPLFRALDGMVVGTMAIPMNPVQNNGQQQVNPFAASSSFCMNRITVARHMLDCANNIAAYLEDPERGLNNTSLDILARGSWTMESTVVEVGFTAADLPQNQNIVEMVQDAVSAALRRNSNTNVTVVQLPTVFGSNEGEAAAANGAEGVASMDATDNTAAVDADVDVDADGDADAAAAVIIEDVIDDAYEGVAANISLASDTTGTSSTNNTTSSANTTTSDASTTDISSASTTTGTNTEENPSRRRTNTRVLAEVVEQMRIVQTRLNPFIQQFYELLNNDPTYEEENTTDRDNAQRLYNRVSEALHYMSHAQHAISDLMLDVSQPAPRFLTCRPILVEQSGYVSSNNYLSAAAAAAAAAASGNNQQRPRSRTFISPRYNHPVTITTSSPPTTASGNVNSTAGGNAAVAAEAGNNSGGSSSAGNGGAGSSADNNRNTSSTTASASASGSGSGSSIDDPVDEPLINPNATSTTAAAANAATQSNDNPQVQMSRLIQAMVNSAPINTELHVQILPPTILSVPVNARGGNNGNGEQQQRATAAATADATATAAANNSNNNANANATSSSSGANANNNRNSNNAAPAAGIVLTPNSGYRPVSASLAIGTLPTTSTQTRSTSRPQLQIGGLPANGWNGRFIPANMMSSFDRFLPCNSHHIREPENGNNGNAANASATSNGNGNGNTNANASMNNTTPQIITTNTINPHSLRAFADLLPNVRSTPTVGGAPPVTARTNAPPPPPPMRPANHFFSLRNLISGQNRNTPTAPAAPSTSGTAAAAVVAASSSSSASSSAANTDDYRRNLRTQLLNFVNQRIFAGGAINEETVPSAVNRAVDWFGESLELLPQYEKPEYDSRHSVVKLLRHMLPLFIEIVRDEQSNLATFEQRIKRVCEDFVRRLYSVLYVCVGRNNAQQYWVQFMRLLWVPTLSYFRGEALRFLSMYINTVNPSTTDTADVQQFIVHRDAPSVAQPDAESFVTPPQPFNLQPLETDVEMVEVASTSETNPHSQFSIDIDDDDDDDDVELELAPAEPLPNISAGSEPWHRNFSTDWLPIITRDLHTQSANPLNQIPFSDAYISGMSAKRRKMVQNNKPPTDINSLVARSVRKAIQTVGPRASTTAAAESLTAEEITEAIANEATVHTSFRDAVRTNVRERLQKDTNYKAEKFPHTAKFVNK